One genomic segment of Thermovibrio guaymasensis includes these proteins:
- a CDS encoding FAD-dependent thymidylate synthase translates to MVELISQTDDLIKVISTAARVCYSGLPLKELLTRYSKEENEELIKKVVSMGHLSVIEHGVLTFKVEGSLKEELFEIMVDKPYLKITPKEGYFIVSLNLRTAVELLEEKPHLRFVKEIEKFIPPFVRLGT, encoded by the coding sequence ATGGTTGAACTCATCTCTCAAACAGACGACTTAATTAAGGTTATCTCCACCGCCGCCCGGGTTTGTTATTCCGGGCTTCCCCTTAAAGAGCTCCTTACCCGTTACAGCAAGGAGGAGAACGAGGAGCTAATTAAAAAGGTGGTCTCAATGGGCCATCTATCTGTAATTGAACACGGGGTCTTAACTTTCAAAGTTGAAGGAAGTCTAAAGGAAGAGCTCTTTGAAATAATGGTAGACAAACCCTATCTGAAAATAACTCCAAAGGAAGGCTACTTTATAGTCTCTCTAAACCTAAGGACCGCTGTTGAACTACTTGAAGAAAAACCCCACCTAAGGTTTGTTAAAGAGATTGAAAAATTCATTCCTCCCTTCGTTAGGCTAGGAACTTAA
- the rpmE gene encoding 50S ribosomal protein L31, giving the protein MKKGIHPEYRETRVICACGNTWVTRSTKFPEIKIEVCDKCHPFYTGTQKQKTVRGRVEKFMAKYEGKY; this is encoded by the coding sequence ATGAAAAAAGGAATTCACCCCGAATACAGGGAAACAAGAGTAATCTGCGCTTGCGGAAATACATGGGTTACCCGTTCAACAAAGTTCCCAGAGATCAAGATTGAAGTCTGCGATAAGTGCCATCCGTTCTACACAGGAACTCAAAAGCAGAAGACAGTAAGAGGTAGGGTAGAGAAGTTCATGGCTAAGTACGAAGGTAAGTACTAA
- a CDS encoding DedA family protein, with protein sequence MDFSSFYSLVSESVKFIELHPKLACFVIFTWSFFETGLLLGLILPAEKVLVVSSVLAAKGVISPIHFVVCGTVGTFLGYTASYFLGAYLGEEVLRKVLRRFRVSQEDFLKTKEFVERKGELSLLFGRFIPVVRALLPLIIGSFKPSFVKFTIFNGLGALIWMVFYLFFGNLIEEAFSTIIRHRELILPAILLFLVLYLVWRKYGKDRENLYRP encoded by the coding sequence GTGGATTTTTCCAGTTTCTACTCACTAGTTAGTGAGTCTGTAAAGTTTATAGAGCTCCACCCAAAACTTGCCTGCTTCGTCATCTTCACTTGGTCTTTCTTTGAAACGGGTCTCCTTCTAGGCCTTATTCTACCTGCTGAGAAAGTCCTGGTCGTTTCCTCAGTTTTGGCTGCTAAAGGGGTTATCTCTCCGATTCACTTTGTAGTCTGTGGAACTGTCGGTACTTTTTTGGGCTATACGGCTTCCTACTTCCTCGGAGCCTACTTAGGGGAGGAGGTTTTAAGGAAGGTTTTAAGGCGCTTTAGAGTTTCCCAGGAGGACTTTCTAAAGACCAAGGAGTTTGTTGAGAGGAAGGGGGAGCTCTCTTTACTTTTTGGAAGGTTTATTCCAGTTGTTAGGGCGCTTTTGCCTCTAATTATTGGTTCTTTTAAACCTTCTTTTGTTAAATTTACTATCTTTAACGGCCTAGGTGCCTTAATTTGGATGGTCTTTTACCTATTCTTTGGAAACTTGATAGAGGAAGCTTTTTCAACTATCATTAGGCACAGGGAGTTAATTCTACCTGCGATTCTCCTCTTTTTAGTACTCTACTTGGTTTGGAGAAAGTATGGAAAGGATAGGGAAAACCTTTACAGGCCTTAA
- the trpA gene encoding tryptophan synthase subunit alpha, whose translation MERIGKTFTGLKEKGEKPLIVYATACDPDCRESVDYFKLILEYADMVEVGMPFSDPLADGPTIQKAHERALRAGANTCRVLELVSELREFAPEKPIILMGYYNPIFVYGEDKFIRDAKSAGVDGFIVPDLPPEEGEDFSRKVKSLKLSPVFLAAPTSTDERLKKIGQLSGEFIYYVSVTGITGEREELAYSQIEGDIERIKRVTGKRAVVGFGISKPEHIRKMYNNPDGFVVGSAVVRRIEKRDKEGLKELLKTLKDATKSP comes from the coding sequence ATGGAAAGGATAGGGAAAACCTTTACAGGCCTTAAGGAAAAGGGAGAAAAACCTCTAATAGTCTACGCAACAGCCTGTGATCCCGACTGTAGGGAATCTGTCGATTACTTTAAGTTGATCCTTGAGTATGCCGATATGGTTGAAGTTGGAATGCCCTTTTCGGATCCTCTTGCAGACGGTCCCACAATTCAGAAGGCCCACGAGAGGGCTCTGCGTGCTGGTGCAAACACCTGTAGAGTTTTAGAGCTGGTGAGTGAGCTTAGGGAGTTTGCTCCCGAGAAGCCCATAATTTTAATGGGTTATTACAACCCTATCTTCGTTTACGGGGAGGATAAATTCATAAGGGATGCAAAGTCTGCAGGGGTTGATGGTTTTATAGTTCCGGACCTTCCGCCTGAAGAGGGGGAGGACTTTTCAAGGAAAGTTAAGAGTTTAAAGCTGTCTCCGGTTTTCCTTGCAGCTCCGACAAGTACCGATGAGAGGTTGAAGAAGATAGGGCAGCTATCTGGAGAGTTCATCTATTACGTTTCCGTTACGGGAATAACCGGAGAGAGGGAAGAGCTTGCCTACTCCCAGATTGAGGGAGATATAGAGAGGATTAAAAGGGTAACTGGGAAGAGGGCCGTTGTTGGCTTTGGGATATCTAAACCTGAGCATATAAGGAAAATGTATAATAATCCAGATGGCTTTGTAGTCGGTAGTGCAGTGGTAAGGAGAATAGAAAAGAGGGATAAAGAGGGGCTTAAGGAGCTCCTGAAAACTCTCAAAGATGCTACTAAATCCCCTTAA
- the tatA gene encoding twin-arginine translocase TatA/TatE family subunit has protein sequence MFGLGTQELIIILVIALLIFGPKKLPELARSTGKAINEFRKASSGILDEEEEKKKEKKESKKEETALKSEKEESVEKIKVKEQ, from the coding sequence ATGTTTGGCTTAGGAACTCAGGAACTAATAATAATTCTGGTTATCGCACTCCTAATTTTCGGCCCTAAAAAACTTCCAGAGCTTGCTCGCTCTACAGGTAAGGCTATAAATGAGTTTAGAAAGGCTTCTTCGGGAATCCTTGACGAGGAAGAGGAGAAGAAGAAGGAAAAGAAGGAGAGTAAGAAGGAAGAGACAGCCCTTAAGAGCGAGAAGGAAGAGAGTGTAGAGAAAATTAAGGTTAAGGAACAGTAA
- the tatC gene encoding twin-arginine translocase subunit TatC, giving the protein MPNRNPVNEEELPITEHVEELRERLIKSAVAVVVGFLIAWPFKKEILLFLERPLPDNLQGKLIFLSPPEAFFTALKVSFFAGILIALPFVLYQVWKFIEPGLYEHEKKFILPFMLFSVFFFFLGASFAYFVILPFGLRFLLGFMGDLLIPQITIGSYISFVIQLILAFGFVFLLPVVVWLLSKLGVINYRMLERNRKFAILVIFIVAAILTPPDAFSQVMMALPLIVLYELSIWISKIAGKRTEEINQ; this is encoded by the coding sequence ATGCCGAATAGGAACCCTGTAAATGAAGAGGAGCTCCCAATAACGGAACACGTAGAGGAACTTAGGGAGCGTTTAATAAAGTCTGCAGTAGCGGTTGTAGTCGGTTTTCTAATAGCTTGGCCCTTTAAAAAGGAGATACTGCTTTTCCTTGAGAGGCCCCTTCCCGATAACCTTCAGGGAAAGTTGATATTCCTATCTCCTCCAGAGGCCTTCTTTACTGCCCTAAAGGTTTCATTTTTTGCAGGGATTTTAATAGCACTTCCTTTTGTCCTGTACCAAGTTTGGAAGTTTATAGAGCCTGGACTTTACGAACACGAGAAGAAGTTCATCTTGCCGTTTATGCTCTTTTCGGTTTTCTTCTTCTTCTTGGGGGCTTCATTTGCCTACTTCGTTATCCTTCCCTTTGGTTTAAGGTTCCTCCTTGGATTTATGGGAGATCTCTTAATCCCTCAAATTACAATAGGTAGTTATATCTCCTTTGTCATACAGCTCATACTTGCCTTTGGTTTTGTTTTCCTCTTACCCGTTGTTGTCTGGTTGCTTTCAAAACTCGGAGTCATAAATTACAGGATGCTTGAAAGAAATAGAAAATTTGCCATTTTAGTAATATTTATAGTAGCGGCAATTTTAACTCCTCCAGATGCCTTTTCCCAAGTAATGATGGCTTTGCCACTAATAGTTCTTTATGAACTTAGCATTTGGATTTCAAAGATTGCAGGAAAGAGGACAGAGGAGATAAACCAATAA
- the rho gene encoding transcription termination factor Rho — MAENLIEGFTIEQLQKMSIFDLRKIAKSLGVEVKSAKKQDLIKSILEKDAERRGAIFRVGVLEILPDGFGFLRSPENNYLPSSNDIYVSPSQIRKFGLRTGDTVAGEVRPPKENEKYYALLKVYAINWEPPEVAKERPKFDHLTPLHPTERFRLEHDPSELSTRVVDLITPVGKGQRGLIVAPPRAGKTVLLQKIANAIKTNFPDTYLIILLIDERPEEVTDMKRNTLADEVISSTFDEPPERHAQVSEIVIEKAKRLVEHKRDVVILLDSLTRLARAYNTLTPPSGKVLSGGIDAHAFRQPKRFFGAARNIEEGGSLTILATALVETGSRMDDVIFEEFKGTGNMEIVLDRQLVERRVFPAINIHKSGTRKEELLLSEWELNRIWILRRLLTSMSPVEAMEFLLEKLKKYKTNEDFLKAMNA; from the coding sequence ATGGCTGAAAACCTCATTGAAGGATTTACTATTGAGCAACTTCAGAAAATGAGCATCTTTGACCTTAGGAAAATTGCAAAGAGCTTAGGGGTGGAAGTAAAGTCCGCTAAGAAGCAGGACCTAATAAAGAGTATCTTGGAGAAGGATGCCGAAAGGAGAGGAGCCATTTTTAGGGTTGGAGTACTTGAAATCCTCCCAGATGGATTTGGTTTCTTAAGGTCTCCTGAAAATAACTACCTTCCAAGTTCAAACGATATATACGTTTCTCCTTCACAGATAAGGAAATTTGGTTTAAGGACGGGGGATACGGTAGCTGGGGAGGTCCGCCCTCCAAAGGAGAACGAGAAGTACTACGCATTACTTAAGGTTTACGCTATTAACTGGGAACCTCCTGAGGTTGCAAAGGAGAGGCCTAAGTTTGACCACTTGACTCCCCTTCACCCGACAGAGCGCTTTAGACTTGAACACGACCCTAGTGAGCTATCAACGAGAGTTGTTGACCTTATTACTCCGGTAGGTAAGGGGCAGAGGGGACTAATTGTTGCTCCTCCGAGGGCCGGTAAAACGGTTTTACTTCAAAAGATCGCTAACGCTATAAAGACCAATTTCCCTGATACTTACCTAATAATCCTCCTTATTGACGAAAGGCCTGAAGAAGTTACCGATATGAAGAGGAACACTTTAGCTGATGAAGTTATCTCTTCAACCTTTGACGAGCCACCGGAGAGGCACGCTCAGGTTTCTGAGATTGTTATTGAGAAGGCAAAGAGGTTGGTTGAACATAAAAGGGATGTTGTGATTCTCCTTGACTCACTCACAAGGCTTGCAAGGGCATACAACACTCTCACTCCTCCAAGTGGTAAAGTCCTATCAGGTGGTATAGATGCTCACGCCTTTAGGCAGCCAAAGAGGTTCTTTGGAGCTGCAAGGAACATTGAGGAGGGGGGTAGCTTAACTATCCTTGCAACTGCCCTTGTTGAAACTGGTTCAAGGATGGACGACGTTATATTTGAGGAGTTTAAGGGAACTGGTAATATGGAAATAGTCCTTGATAGGCAGCTGGTTGAAAGGAGGGTATTCCCGGCTATAAACATCCATAAGTCCGGAACTAGGAAGGAGGAGCTCCTCCTTTCTGAGTGGGAACTAAACAGGATCTGGATTTTAAGGAGGCTCTTAACTTCAATGTCTCCAGTTGAGGCTATGGAGTTCCTCCTTGAAAAGCTTAAAAAGTACAAGACAAACGAGGACTTCTTGAAGGCGATGAACGCATGA